DNA from Orbaceae bacterium lpD01:
AAAAGTCCTTTTTACCCAGACCGGTTTAATGCTGGTTGAGCAAGCACGTGAAGTGCTGCGTAATGTACAAATTTTTCGAGAAATGGCCAGTAAGCAGGGCGAGGATATGTCAGGACCGATGCATATCGGTTTGATTCCAACGGTAGCCCCCTATTTACTGCCTTATATCATTACCTTACTACATGATGCGTTCCCGCAACTTGAACTCTATTTACATGAAGCACAAACCAATGTCATCGTATCGCAACTGGAACAAGGTAAACTGGATTGTGCGATTTTAGCCGCGGTTAAAGAGACCGATCCGTTTATTAAAATTCCGTTGTTTGATGAGCCGATGTGTTTAGCCGCGCATGTTGATAATCGCTTAGCTAAAGAAAAAGTGGTCAAACTTTCCGAACTCAGAGGTGAAAAATTCTTGATGTTAGAAGATGGCCACTGTTTACGTGATCATGCGATGGGATACTGTTTCCAGGCCGGCATCGATGAAGATAAACGTTTTCGGGCAACCAGCCTTGAAACATTACGCAGTATGATTTCAGCTGGCCGCGGTATTACCCTGTTTCCAGAATTAGCGGCACCGATTGACCGTGTGCGTGATAATGTGGTGTATATCCCTTGTACTGATCCGGTACCGATGCGTTCAATTGAGTTGATTTACCGTCCTGGCTCACCACTGCGTTCACGTTACGAACAGATCGCCAAGAAAGTGAAAGAGACCATGCCGGCGGTATTGGCAAAACGAAATATCAATGCATGAAAAACCTAGTCGCTAAATCAGCGGTATCAACCACCGGGATTCGAGCGTTACAAAAAGAGCGTACCCGCCGTTCATTGATTGATGCCGCTTTCAACCAGCTCAATGCCGAGCAAGGTTTTGCCAGTTTAAGTCTACGTGAAGTGGCCAGAGAAGCGGGAATTGCGCCGACCTCATTTTATCGCCATTTTCGGGATATGGATGAGCTGGGATTAGCCATGGTTGATGAGAGCGGATTAACCTTAAGACAGTTAATGCGTCAGGCGCGTAAACGGATAGAGAAAGGGGGCAGTGTGATTCAAACCTCCATCACCACATTTATTGAGTTTATCGATAAAAATCCGAAGATATTTTTATTACTGTTACGTGAAAAAGCCGGGACTTCAGCGGCTTTTCGTAATGCCATCGATCGTGAAATTCAGCATTTTATTGCCGAATTGGCGGATTATCTGGATAGTGCCAATAATATGCCGCGCCGGGTTAATGAGTCTCAAGCCGAAGCGATGGTGACAATAGCCTTTAATAGTGGTGCAGAAGCGTTGGAGTTTGATGCCAACAAGCGACAAAAACTCATCGATAAGTTAATCTTTCAATTAAGAATGGTATCGCGCGGCGCTTACTATCTCTATCGCAGAGAGCAAGAAAAAGCCCTTCATCATCACGCTTGACCTTCAGATTGCGTCTTTATCGTTCATTTCATTGATATTTTTCGCCAATCCACCGCGCTACAGCTGCCGTTTTTGTTCGATATACACCTCTTAAGCGATAGCATATTGCAATACGCTCGAGATGTGTGTTGCTCATACACATCTCTATTTCTCACTAGCCTCGAGCATATGCAGCTTGAGCGCTTAGAAAAAAATCAGTGCTAACAGAATAAATACCGGCAACAAGATACTGAACGACCATTTCATATAACCAAAGAAACCGGGCATCACAATATGGTGCTGTGTGGCAATACTTTTGATCATAAAGTTAGGTGCATTTCCAATATAGGTTAAAGCGCCCATAAATACCGATCCCATCGAGATGGCCAGCAATGTTTTAGCGAGCTCTGTCATTAACAAACCAGCATCACCAGCGGCCAGATTAAAAAATACCAGATAAGTGGGAGCATTATCCAGAAAACCAGATAGCAGGCCAGTTAGCCAGAAATACATCAGATTAATCGGCTCGCCATGATGATCGGTAACGAGTTCGGTAATACTGGCCAGATCACCTTGCTGACCTGCTCTTAAGATAGCTAGTACCGGCACAATCGTAATAAAAATACCGACGAATAGCTTAGCCACTTCGAGAATAGGTTCCCAATTAAATTGATTCTCGACTCTGATCGATTTAGAAGTCACGCAGAGTGAAATCAGCGTAATCGCGAATAATAGCAGATCGCGCACCAGATTCGATAACGAGAGCGTCGCACCGAGTACTTTCAGTTCGAGACTGGATTGCCAAAACCCTGAGAGCAGCACGCAGCCGATAATTGCCACTAGTAATAAGAGATTTATTTTGCCCTTAAGCTGGAGACGATTATCCGTCGGTGTGGGATCTTCGACACTGATATTATCCTCTCTACGATAATAATAGCTATCAATAGCATAAAACAGTATAAGCAGTATGGCTGAGCTAATAAAAACCGGTAGCAACATATGGCCAACGGTCCAAAAGAAATCCACCCCTTTTAAAAAACCGATAAATAGCGGAGGATCGCCAAGGGGGGTTAAGCCACCGCCAATATTCGCCACTAAGAAAATAAAGAAGATCACAACGTGAACTTGGTGTCGACGTTGATCATTGGCGCGAATAAGTGGTCTTATCAGTAGCATGGCTGCACCAGTGGTGCCCATGATAGAGGCAAGCAGCGTACCGATAGCTAACAGAGTGACATTGAGTTTAGGTGTGCCTTGTAGATTGCCTTTAATCAATATGCCGCCAGAAACAGTAAACAGTGCGAGCAGTAATAAGATAAAAGGAATAAATTCTTCTAGAATTGAATGTGAAATTGTGTAAACTAACAGCAACAGGCCAAAATGATGGGCAAATGGAATAACAAAAAGCAGCACCCAGACCCAGATAATCTTACCAAAATGGTGGTGCCAGAGATTAGGTAAACATAGTGGACACAGTGCGATAGAGAGTAATATGCCCACAAAAGGAATGCCCCAATAAAGAGATAATGTGGCACCATTGAGCTCACCGGCAAAACTGAAATGGGGAAAGAGCATAACAAAAACAGCAAGTAAATATCGAGTCATATTGAAAATATAGCCAGTAAATAAAATAGAGTATAACAAAGAGTTCGTAGAAAAAGAAAATAAAATGGGTCTAAATTGACTGAGTTAGCGATAACATCGTATCCAAGACAATTTAGGGGATCAAATAATCATGGATAATGAGGTCGTGGATGCGATTTAATCTATTATCACAGTGTAAATATTGGCGAACAGCCGTTGTTTTTCTCTTTTTTGTTATCGGTTATTTTATTATGTTACCTTCCGTTAATGCCACTCAAACGGAGAGTAATGCTGGGCAGAGTACACTTTCTGCCACCCAGCAAAGCGACGATGAAGAGCCAATCGAAAGCCAATTTACTACTGAAACATTGAATCATGTCAACGCCAATCCCTCTCATGTAGCGACCCCTATCGATAAAAATCAATTTCGCGATAAATCACTGACTGTGCTTGATGCCAGTGAAATGATCATTGATGGTGCTAGTACCATGGTGGTGACTTTTTCCATTCCGATCGATCCTCATCAGCATTTCAGCCAACTATTACGCTTAGTCGATAAAGAAAAAGGTCTCGTCGATGGTGAATGGGAGCTATCAGATAATCAACGCGAATTACACTTGCGTTACTTAGAACCTGGGCGATCATTGATTGTTAATATTGATCAAAATCTCAAGAGTATTAATAATGTTGCCTTGGCTAAACCCTATCAAAATGAGATAACCACACGCTCGCGTTCGCCTGTGGTCGGTTTTACTGGTAATGGTTCACTCTTACCGGCGAATAATATTACCGGATTGCCGATTATGGCGTTTAATGTGAACCGAGTTGATGTCAATTTCTATAAGATTAAACCTGCCTATCTCTATAAGTTTTTGAAATATTATCGTGATCTAAAGCAAGTTTCTGTCTGGGATGCTGAAGAGATTATGTCTTATGTTGATTTAGTTTATTCTGGACGATTTGATCTCAATTTAAAAAGCAATGTTCAGGAAAATCTGTTACTGAATCTGTCGAGTATTACCCCGCTACAACAAGAGGGCTTTTATTTAGCTATCATGAATAAAGCGGGTAACTATGCTTATAATAATCCGGCAACGACTTTTTCGATCAGTGATATTGGTGTTTCGGTACATGTTTATCCCAATAAAAGCCTGTCTTTGCTAACCCAGTCGCTTTCAACTGGTGCACCGCTGAGTGATGTTGATATCGAACTGGTGTATAAAAATGGTGATATTGATGTGGTGGGTAAAACGGATAAAAATGGTTTTTTAAGTCTGGCTAATCTGACTTTAGCCGAAGATCCGCCATTATTGATTGCGCATAAGAATCAACAAAATTCGCTGATCGAATTAGAGCGAAATGCGCTGGATTTAAGTGAATTTAACATCACCGGCAATCGCTATTACGATAAGCAGCTGTTTACTTTTGGTCCGCGTGA
Protein-coding regions in this window:
- the fabR gene encoding HTH-type transcriptional repressor FabR, producing MKNLVAKSAVSTTGIRALQKERTRRSLIDAAFNQLNAEQGFASLSLREVAREAGIAPTSFYRHFRDMDELGLAMVDESGLTLRQLMRQARKRIEKGGSVIQTSITTFIEFIDKNPKIFLLLLREKAGTSAAFRNAIDREIQHFIAELADYLDSANNMPRRVNESQAEAMVTIAFNSGAEALEFDANKRQKLIDKLIFQLRMVSRGAYYLYRREQEKALHHHA
- a CDS encoding sodium:proton antiporter, giving the protein MTRYLLAVFVMLFPHFSFAGELNGATLSLYWGIPFVGILLSIALCPLCLPNLWHHHFGKIIWVWVLLFVIPFAHHFGLLLLVYTISHSILEEFIPFILLLLALFTVSGGILIKGNLQGTPKLNVTLLAIGTLLASIMGTTGAAMLLIRPLIRANDQRRHQVHVVIFFIFLVANIGGGLTPLGDPPLFIGFLKGVDFFWTVGHMLLPVFISSAILLILFYAIDSYYYRREDNISVEDPTPTDNRLQLKGKINLLLLVAIIGCVLLSGFWQSSLELKVLGATLSLSNLVRDLLLFAITLISLCVTSKSIRVENQFNWEPILEVAKLFVGIFITIVPVLAILRAGQQGDLASITELVTDHHGEPINLMYFWLTGLLSGFLDNAPTYLVFFNLAAGDAGLLMTELAKTLLAISMGSVFMGALTYIGNAPNFMIKSIATQHHIVMPGFFGYMKWSFSILLPVFILLALIFF
- the oxyR gene encoding DNA-binding transcriptional regulator OxyR, which encodes MNIRDLEYFVALAEYRHFRKAADACNVSQPTLSGQVRKLEDELGVMLLERTSRKVLFTQTGLMLVEQAREVLRNVQIFREMASKQGEDMSGPMHIGLIPTVAPYLLPYIITLLHDAFPQLELYLHEAQTNVIVSQLEQGKLDCAILAAVKETDPFIKIPLFDEPMCLAAHVDNRLAKEKVVKLSELRGEKFLMLEDGHCLRDHAMGYCFQAGIDEDKRFRATSLETLRSMISAGRGITLFPELAAPIDRVRDNVVYIPCTDPVPMRSIELIYRPGSPLRSRYEQIAKKVKETMPAVLAKRNINA